A single genomic interval of Sebastes umbrosus isolate fSebUmb1 chromosome 9, fSebUmb1.pri, whole genome shotgun sequence harbors:
- the LOC119494173 gene encoding protocadherin alpha-8-like codes for MAKTDIKGRWLDVWISFCLALLIATHLEGISAQIRYSIQEESKLGTTVGNVAKDLGLDLGRLADRNLRVVSGTKQDLFKVNPRDGFLLVNQKIDREELCANTAPCITNLKAVVENPLEMHQVIVEILDVNDNSPKFPEENYTLEVLESAIVGSRFQMEGAHDLDVGLNSLQSYKLNHNQYFRLETEEFGEDGKVPFLILQRPLDREHTAQHWLQLTANDGGKPPKSGTINITVIVSDVNDNSPVCDKQKYTITIKENAPAGTFLLAVNASDSDEGLNGEIEYSLRSKLRGLSSEPFDLDSRSGKLTVKGGLDYEEKQVYEIKVLAADKGAVSLSTHCNVVVRVEDVNDNRPEIDITSLSSRIPENASPGTVVALMGVTDLDSGVNGQVVCSVPGHLPFDLKPSPDGQSYSLVTKDYLDKETIHMYDITITAKDLGSPALSSTKVIQVDVLDVNDNRPVFTESPYTFYVPENNKAGMSIFSVSAEDADGGENAAVSYSLDRKSPGPTVTSFLNINEANGTISALKRFDFETLKTFQFQVVATDSGTPSLSSNVTVNVFILDQNDNAPVILYPVSSNGSAEGVEEIPRNVNAGHLVTKVRAYDADIGYNGCLLFSLQEVTDHSLFGLDRYTGQIRTLRSFTETDEAEHKLVILVKDNGNVSLSATATVIIKVVEPKEAFAASDVKSATKVDEEDDVTFYLIITLGSVSVLFLISIIVLIAMQCSKSTDYTSKYLPEPNYDGTLCHSIQYRSGDKRYMLVGPRMSIGSTIVPGSHANTLVLPDRRRTSGEVNIFF; via the coding sequence aTGGCGAAAACGGACATCAAAGGTCGATGGCTGGATGTGTGGATTTCTTTTTGTCTGGCTCTGCTGATTGCGACTCATTTGGAGGGAATCTCTGCTCAAATCCGGTATTCAATTCAGGAAGAATCAAAATTAGGCACGACCGTTGGAAATGTGGCCAAAGACCTTGGATTAGATCTTGGAAGATTGGCGGATAGGAATCTCCGCGTCGTGTCAGGAACAAAGCAGGATCTGTTTAAGGTAAATCCGAGAGATGGATTTTTGTTAGTGAACCAGAAAATAGACAGGGAGGAGCTGTGTGCCAACACTGCTCCGTGTATCACAAATCTGAAAGCAGTTGTAGAAAATCCCCTCGAGATGCACCAAGTAATAGTTGAAATACTCGATGTAAACGACAATTCGCCCAAATTCCCCGAGGAAAACTACACATTAGAGGTGCTGGAGTCCGCCATAGTTGGATCTCGGTTTCAAATGGAAGGAGCACACGACTTGGATGTTGGTTTGAATTCCTTACAATCATATAAACTCAACCATAACCAATATTTTCGCCTGGAAACAGAGGAATTTGGGGAGGATGGAAAGGTCCCATTCCTAATTTTACAGCGACCTTTGGATAGAGAACACACCGCTCAACATTGGTTACAATTAACAGCTAATGATGGGGGGAAACCACCAAAATCTGGTACTATTAATATCACAGTTATTGTGTCTGATGTAAATGACAACTCACCAGTGTGTGATAAACAGAAATACACcataacaataaaagaaaacgCACCTGCAGGCACATTTCTGCTTGCAGTAAACGCATCAGACTCGGATGAGGGGCTGAACGGTGAGATCGAATATTCTTTACGGAGCAAACTGAGAGGTCTCTCATCTGAACCGTTTGATTTGGATAGCAGAAGTGGCAAACTAACGGTGAAAGGGGGCCTTGATTATGAGGAAAAGCAAGTTTATGAGATTAAGGTGCTGGCTGCCGACAAGGGCGCCGTGTCTCTCTCCACACACTGCAACGTGGTTGTTAGAGTGGAGGACGTGAACGATAATCGGCCCGAAATAGACATCACATCCCTTTCAAGTCGCATTCCAGAGAATGCATCTCCTGGCACGGTGGTGGCGTTGATGGGTGTGACGGACCTGGACTCAGGTGTGAACGGACAGGTGGTCTGCAGTGTGCCCGGTCATTTACCTTTCGACTTAAAGCCGTCACCTGACGGACAGTCATACTCTTTGGTCACCAAGGACTACCTGGATAAGGAAACCATACATATGTATGATATCACAATAACAGCTAAGGACTTAGGGAGCCCTGCGCTGTCATCTACGAAGGTGATCCAGGTAGATGTGCTGGATGTTAATGATAATAGACCTGTGTTCACTGAAAGCCCATATACTTTTTATGTGCCTGAAAACAATAAAGCTGGGATGTCCATTTTTTCAGTGAGCGCGGAAGATGCTGATGGAGGCGAAAATGCAGCAGTCTCATATTCACTCGACCGTAAGAGTCCAGGGCCCACTGTAACTTCCTTTCTAAATATCAATGAAGCCAATGGCACCATTTCAGCACTAAAAAGGTTTGATTttgaaacactgaaaacattCCAGTTCCAAGTTGTTGCCACAGATTCTGGAACTCCGTCACTAAGCAGCAACGTCACAGTGAACGTGTTCATTCTGGATCAGAACGACAACGCTCCAGTCATCCTGTATCCAGTCAGCTCTAACGGTTCTGCTGAAGGTGTGGAGGAGATTCCCCGCAATGTGAACGCAGGACACTTGGTGACTAAAGTCAGAGCCTATGACGCTGATATAGGATATAACGGCTGCTTACTGTTTTCACTGCAGGAAGTTACTGACCACAGTCTCTTTGGTTTGGACCGCTATACAGGACAGATCAGAACACTTCGCTCATTCACAGAGACAGACGAGGCTGAGCATAAACTGGTCATACTGGTGAAAGACAATGGAAACGTCTCACTCTCAGCAACAGCTACTGTGATTATCAAAGTTGTGGAGCCCAAAGAGGCTTTTGCTGCTTCTGATGTGAAAAGTGCAACTAAAGTTGACGAGGAGGACgatgtcacattttatctgaTCATAACCCTGGGATCAGTTTCTGTACTTTTTCTCATCAGTATCATCGTGCTGATTGCAATGCAGTGCTCTAAGTCCACAGACTATACTTCTAAATATCTACCAGAGCCTAATTACGATGGGACACTGTGTCACAGCATCCAGTACAGATCTGGAGACAAACGGTACATGTTAGTTGGACCCAGAATGAGTATAGGATCTACTATAGTCCCGGGCAGCCATGCCAACACACTAGTGCTCCCTGACAGGAGGAGGACATCTGGAGAggtaaatattttcttttaa
- the LOC119494174 gene encoding protocadherin alpha-3-like, producing the protein MGERGQRRRVNCCWVAGIVLLCFGERILAQLRYSVPEEVQVGSSVGNVAKDLGLDMSTLTDRRFRIVSGPNHALFQLNQNNGVLYIGQIMDREELCDGIKVCLINLKIVVESPLEIHYVGVEITDVNDHSPTFPESEQRLEIAEHTPPGTRFQIHAARDPDVGTQSVRLYKLSQNNFFDIETRDSEEDKIPFLVLKKPLDREQKAEHRLVLTALDGGSPSKSGSLNLTINVLDANDNRPVFSKDVYTVSLNENAPIGLLVIQVNATDLDEGLNSEIEYTFGKTQKKKVHDTFELDSVTGEIRVKGNLDFEEIEIYRLDLQASDKGQLPWTAESRVVIKIKDVNDNQPEIEVTSLSNVVPEDSKPGTVISLISVTDKDSGVNGKVICKILGNVPFDLTPSIEENMYSLVTKGRLDREIVSHYDITITATDCGDPPLSTVKSLSVQVSDVNDNKPLFSQNPFELYLVENNSPGTSIFSVSAADNDLNENAAITYHIVRGDGLHRDMTSFLNVNSENGQISALKSFDFETLKKFQFQVVATDSGTPSLSSNVTVNVFILDQNDNAPVILYPVSSNGSAEGVEEIPRNVNAGHLVTKVRAYDADIGYNGCLLFSLQEVTDHSLFGLDRYTGQIRTLRSFTETDEAEHKLVILVKDNGNVSLSATATVIVKVVEPKEAFAASDVKSATKVDEEDNVTFYLIITLGSVSVLFLISIIVLIAMQCSKSTDYTSKYLQEPNYDGTLCHSIQYRSGDKRYMLVGPRMSIGSTIVPGSHANTLVLPDRRSATAEVRPCFDFN; encoded by the coding sequence ATGGGAGAACGAGGACAAAGGCGCCGAGTGAACTGCTGCTGGGTTGCCGGGATTGTGTTGCTGTGCTTTGGGGAACGGATTTTGGCTCAGCTGAGATACTCTGTTCCTGAAGAAGTACAAGTGGGATCCTCTGTTGGAAATGTTGCCAAGGATTTAGGGCTCGACATGAGCACTTTGACGGACAGGCGGTTCCGTATTGTTTCGGGGCCCAACCACGCTCTGTTTCAGTTAAATCAAAACAATGGAGTGTTGTATATTGGACAAATTATGGACCGCGAAGAGCTCTGCGATGGAATCAAGGTTTGCTTGATAAACTTAAAAATTGTTGTAGAGAGCCCTCTGGAAATACATTACGTTGGCGTTGAAATAACGGATGTTAATGATCATTCACCGACTTTTCCAGAAAGCGAGCAGCGACTGGAAATAGCAGAGCACACTCCTCCAGGTACTCGTTTCCAAATTCATGCAGCCAGAGACCCAGATGTCGGTACACAGTCAGTCCGATTATATAAATTGAGccaaaataatttttttgatATTGAAACCAGAGACAGCGAGGAGGATAAAATACCATTTCTAGTGCTGAAAAAGCCTTTGGATAGGGAGCAAAAGGCAGAACACCGTTTAGTGTTAACAGCTCTTGATGGGGGCAGTCCGTCGAAATCTGGGAGCCTTAATTTAACCATCAATGTGTTAGATGCAAATGATAATCGCCCTGTGTTCAGCAAAGATGTATACACTGTATCATTAAATGAAAATGCCCCAATAGGATTGCTTGTAATACAAGTAAACGCTACCGATTTAGATGAAGGGTTAAACAGCGAGATCGAATACACGtttggaaaaacacaaaagaaaaaagtgcaTGACACATTTGAATTAGACAGCGTCACTGGTGAAATACGAGTGAAAGGAAATTTGGACTTTGAGGAGATAGAGATTTATAGACTAGATCTGCAGGCTTCAGATAAAGGCCAGCTACCTTGGACGGCTGAAAGTAGAGTtgtgataaaaataaaagatgtgAATGATAACCAGCCAGAAATTGAAGTAACATCTTTGTCCAATGTAGTCCCAGAAGATTCAAAGCCTGGCACTGTTATATCTCTCATCAGTGTTACAGACAAAGATTCTGGAGTTAATGGGAAAGTTATTTGTAAAATCTTGGGTAATGTTCCGTTTGATTTGACGCCATCCATTGAGGAAAACATGTACTCTCTGGTCACTAAGGGGCGTTTAGACAGAGAAATTGTGTCCcattatgacatcacaataacaGCTACTGACTGTGGTGATCCTCCACTTTCCACTGTAAAATCCCTGAGTGTTCAGGTGTCAGATGTAAATGACAACAAGCCACTTTTCAGTCAGAATCCATTTGAACTGTATTTGGTAGAAAACAATTCCCCGGGCACATCTATATTTTCTGTCAGTGCTGCAGATAATGACCTGAATGAAAATGCAGCAATAACATACCATATTGTGAGAGGTGATGGGCTGCATCGTGATATGACATCTTTCCTGAATGTCAATTCAGAAAATGGACAAATTTCTGCACTAAAAAGTTTTGACTTTGAAACTCTGAAAAAGTTCCAGTTCCAAGTTGTTGCCACAGATTCTGGAACTCCGTCACTAAGCAGCAACGTCACAGTGAACGTGTTCATTCTGGATCAGAACGACAACGCTCCAGTCATCCTGTATCCAGTCAGCTCTAACGGTTCTGCTGAAGGTGTGGAGGAGATTCCCCGCAATGTGAACGCAGGACACTTGGTGACCAAAGTCAGAGCCTATGACGCTGATATAGGATATAACGGCTGCTTACTGTTTTCACTGCAGGAAGTTACTGACCACAGTCTCTTTGGTTTGGACCGCTATACAGGACAGATCAGAACACTTCGCTCATTCACAGAGACAGACGAGGCTGAGCATAAACTGGTCATACTGGTGAAAGACAATGGAAACGTCTCACTCTCAGCAACAGCTACTGTGATTGTCAAAGTTGTGGAGCCCAAAGAGGCTTTTGCAGCTTCTGATGTGAAAAGTGCAACTAAAGTTGACGAGGAGGACAATGTGACATTCTATCTGATCATAACCCTGGGATCAGTTTCTGTACTTTTTCTCATCAGTATCATCGTGCTGATCGCAATGCAGTGCTCTAAATCCACAGACTATACTTCTAAATATCTACAAGAGCCTAATTATGATGGTACACTGTGTCACAGCATCCAGTACAGATCTGGAGACAAACGGTACATGTTAGTTGGACCCAGAATGAGTATAGGATCTACTATTGTCCCGGGCAGCCATGCCAACACACTAGTGCTCCCTGACAGGAGGTCTGCGACTGCAGAGGTAAGgccatgttttgattttaattga